AGCAGCACCCTAACTGaatcaaaaagcaacaaaaaaaaaacaacaaaaaaaggaaaatactaataaaaaaccAGCAACACTGATACAGGCATCAGACCTGGAGCTGCCCTTGCTCTCCCAGCTACAGAAACATTAGCAAGAGAAGAGGTGGGAAGGAAACCCATCCAGCTACCTCTGCAGGACATGACACCAGCTGCAGTTGAAGGTCAGCTCCGAGGTCACGCACATTTCACAGCTCTGATGCTGGAGACAAGCTgtaaaagagagaggagagacgTACCAGCGACACGCCAGCACCTGCACGGGCACGAGGGAGCGTGCGCTGGAAGCTGGTGGCATGGGTAGAACCAGGTAGAACCATGGTAGAACCATGGTAGAACTCGCACCAGGAGGCgagtccccagcccagcctctctCTGCAATGGACCTGCAGGACAAGGCAGCACCTTCTAGCAGGGGTGGACTCCCAGTCCATCTGTAAATGTCCTCCCATTCTGTTTAGCCGGGAATTAAAACTCATCTGAGACTTACGCCGTGTCTTGTTGTACAGAGGGTGTTTCTCGGCAGGAAGGAAGCCATACGAACAGTTTAACCCTCTGTGTTGCTATGTCCCTACCAAGTAGTTTTGCAAGAACATCTCCACTGAGAGGACTAGCTGCTTGTAGAGTACCACCATTTGCTTGCCACCCTGTCTAGAAAAGATGGCCAAGAGGGCTTGTCTGCAAAAAAAGTCACGGAAGCCAGCAGTTCTAACAAGTCCCTCGGAGTCCCTGCCAGCCCGCAATGGCAGAGCCGAGAGCCGACCCGGCGCTGTGAAATACCGAGCGATGAAGGCAGAACACCAGAGGTTCACGTCCTGCATCGGTGCACAGCAGCCCCACCCCACCTGGGACGCCTCACCCAGACACCCCATCACTTCTCCATCCACGTTCTGCCCCTTGAGCAACCTCAGCACTGCTGCTACCCCAGACCTGGCTGCCCACGCTCTCCTGGTGTCCCCCGGTCCCGATCTCCTCCGCCCTCCCGTCCCGAGCCTTTCCCGAGCAGACTGCCATGTGGAGGCAGCGAGCAAGCAAGGACctctggagaagaggcagaggcTAACCCAGTTCATCCACTTCTGACCTGAATAAGGCTAAAAATTAAACCCCCAGAAGAAACGTGGAGTCTGGCTCTCTCTAGCTCTGTGGCTCCTCTGAAGACGCTGCTCTCAGCTACCCTAGCTGCTGGGGAAAAACAACATAGCAAGtcttaaggaggaaaaaaatcattgcagaATGCTTATTTATGATCTGCTTTGCAGTAACCCTGCCTGCTGTTAAAATCGTCGTAAAATACCCTGGGGAGACCGTTTAAATGCATAACCTTGGTATCTTCGTGACGGATTTACTCTCCGCTCTGTATTTATGGACTGCATGACAACTTTCCCTCGTGCGCACATGTCCTTGGATCCGAACACTAAAAATGTATCTATTTAACAGGATCCTTAAGAAATCTCATCTGCGTGTGGAGGCGTAGAAAATGTCTTGTAGACAGACCTGAAGTGAACCAGTGTCCAGCAAAATTAGCTGCAGCTTATGGAGCAAAGGGGAGTTTCAGCAGCTGGACGGGTGGGAAGAGCTGTCAGTGCAGAAATAAGGAATCAAAGTACCGGGGCGAGAGGGGATCTACTGGTGAGCAACAAGAGCCACCGACTCAGCTGGGCGCAGGGAaggtgctggcagagcagcagcttgGGACCACAGCACATCGCTCCCAGGGACGCCGTGCTGGCACCGCTGCTCTTGTCACTTAGCTGGGAGCTGAGCAGACCAGGTAAGGGGTAGCTGCCCGCAGACCCCTCCTTTACCGGCTCCTCCCCTGCCAGCTGAGCTTTGCTGCATCCCAGGCTCCCATCTCCGCTACGGAGCGGCCAGGCTGGCACGCACGTGGGATTTGCTGTTGGCTGAGGTTGACTCTGAGCTGATAAACCCAGACAGGGCTGTACGTACGAGACGTTCAGCGACAGCCACCCACGCACCTTCTCACGAAGGCAGAACGGCTGGGGGAGCCCGGAGCAGGGGCGAGCTGCGCCCTGGCCGATAGCACGCCCTCCCTCCACGGCTCCGGCGCGCTGGGGGATCCCAGCCGTGATGGGTGGCAGCCACGCACCCTTCCAGCATACATGGAACCTGCCCCCTCCAGCCTTGGCTTCCCCCTTTGGCTGGAAATAGGAGTTGCTGGGTGAAACCATGGGAGGGAAACACGCTCCGGGGCACCATGCCAGTTTGTCCGACTTACTGGGCAGCGGGGTGAACTCCACGGCTGACATGTTGGTGATCTTGCTGGTATCCAGCTCCACGCGATGATATTCGTAGATGGTCCGTCGGCGAGACTCTGAAACACGGAGCCTTGGCTTTAGTCTGGGCACAAACTCACCCCGCACGCCCTTCCCCATCCCCTACCCCGCGCCTGAACCCCGGCGTGTGCGGGGAAAGCTCGGGCCGCTGCTGAAGGGCAAAGGTGGCCCCAGGTCTTGGGGTCGTTCCCGTGGGAGAGGACAGCGTGCGGCGGCCGTCAGGctgcaggaggtgctggggaggaggagggtgttAGGGCGCAGATCGCCTCTTCTGGGGTTTGCTAGGAGGAGCTTGGAGCTCTGTCCCCCTCTCCCCGACCAGAGGCTCCCGAGATGGATGCGGTCCAGTCCTGCATCGCTCTAAACAAACACGAAGCTGCGCAACACATTGCTCGTCAGTGACTCACGGGGCCGCGAGCCTCCCCCGTGCGCAGCGCTCGCCCGGAGCTCCGCACCGCTCCCCGGGCTCCCGCTCGGCAGCCGCCTTCCCCCCaaagcctcctccttcccccatctcCCTCACGCCTTGCCCCCTTCATCCCAGGGGCCGGAGGGGTCTAGCCGGGATTCAGGCTTCTCCCAGATTTTCTCGCAGCCTCTGACGTGGTGACACCGGCCAAGACGCCTCTCTGGCTTCGTGCCTCTGCGAGGATATAATCAAACCTGTCCTTCCAGCGTGGCCACGGCTCCTCGCCGCTCTGCTCCGTGCTTGGAGACCAGCGGATGAGCAGGACAACACGctctcccctcccatcccctcctctccttcccttcaagCCTTGTTTCTTCACCTCATTAGGTTTTTTCGTGCCCACTTCTTGCATTTCTTCTCCACCCGCTCCCCCTCACAGCCCCGGGGGCGGGAGGTGCGGGCAGGGGTCAGGAGCCCAGGGGACGGAGGGCAGCAGCCCggcaggggcaggctggggggcggggagggaggcaccATCCAGCCCGGCCGAGGTTTTTACACAAACTGTTGTAAACGGGTGATAAACGAGGGCCAGATGGCAGGCTCCATAAATAACAAGGAAAAGCACCCGCGCCGGGTGCAGCGTGGGGAGGCAGGAGCGAGGCTGGGCTCCTCGTGACAAGGGGGGACGGGAGAGGCTGGAAAAGCCTTTTCGCGAGCtcacccctgcctgcagctcacGGCACGTGTGGAATAAGCACGCGGACATGTATGTagctgtccccatgtcctgcCGACATAGATGTagaccccagccctgcccgcagcagccATGCAGCACCTGCGCCATGCCACGCATTCAAGGACAGCCCAGAGCAGCAGCGGTGCGGCTTGTAGGCTCCCCTAAACCCGCGTGCCTATAGGAAcgaggcacccagcaccccccaagcCTCTCGTCCATCTGCAGTCTCATTTGCAACcgttcttcccctcctcctcatcAGCTGGAAATCAGGGAGGCGATGGCTTGGCTGCTCACAGCGATTCTGAACACACTGGGCGAGAAGCACGAAGCCCTTGTGCCTGCAGCTCCTCGCCAAAGCACACGGCGCTCGTGGGCTGGGGCCACCCAGAGCACGAGGCTGCACCATGGTCTTGGCCAGAGAGAGATGCACCCCAAGAGAGATGCACCCCGAGAGAGATGCACCAGGGGACGTGGGACGCGGGGGGCATCCGTGCAGCCGAGCCCACACACCTCCTTTGCTCTCCAAGCAGTGCACCCTCGTGTCCTGAAGCACCCAAACGAGGACGGCTCATCTCTCCTTCCCCGTCTGCCCCCTCTCCCAGCCACGACGCCAGCCCTGGCATCCCCAAGGGAGGGATCAgccgctcccctgccccagccgccGCCTCCCCCAATTCCTAAGCGCAGCGACTCACCAGGCACATCGGGAGATGGGTTGAGGATCATGAAGGCATCGGAGAGGCCAGCTTTCACGGGGTGCTGGGTGGCACTGATCTGTAGGACCGGCACGGGGATCTGCAGCCGGGGAGAGAGGGCGTGAtggaccccagccctgccccgggctcctggtgctgctgcagaggTCTCCAGTGCTTTGGTGGCACTGGGAATGCCCAGGCTCGGCACGTGAACAGTTAAAATACCAGCTCTCCACCCCCAGACCCACAGGGATCCCCCGCAGGGACCTCCTGCCGTGCCTTCCCCAGCAGAAACACCCCTCACCTCCTTGTACCCAAAGACGATTCTCCCGGTGCTGTGCAGGGCCGCCTGGAAGGTGAAGCTGCCCATGTCCTCCTTCCCCTGAAGATAGACCTTGTCCCACTGCACCACAAAAACTGTCCCTGGGGGAGAGACCAGAGCGGGTCAGTCCTCTCGTCTCTCCTCGCCCCCATCTCTACAGCCCGACCGGTCCTCTTCTGTCGGCGAAGCTCCGAGCCACCTCATCCCCCCATCTCCAGCACATTGCTCTGAGCAGACCCACGAACAAGCCCCCCCAAACATCCCAGCCACCCCCACCCAAAGCCCCCCCGGGTGCTGAAcagcccctgctgccctgggctccccctccccacaccctccccTGGCTCCGGCCCCTCTGTTTGCTCCAGAGAGCTGAGCTTTGCCCAGTTTAGGAGGAAGGAGCGGGCAGGAcggctgcctgctgctctgcaccTCCGGGGCCGGCCGGAGCAGGGCTCACCGTTGTCCAAGTACTGGACGGTGGAGTTACGGGAGAAGCTGGGGTTGAAGTTGGCCATGAGGGGTGCGACGTACTGCGTGGCCGTGAGCATCCGGTGGATGACGTCCCCCATGAAGATAAAACCTGAGCGAGCAGAGGAGAGTGAAGCCGCGCACGCTCCCCTCCACCGCCCCGGGATGCTCGCTCCCTCTTTCTGACCTCCCACCGCCCTGACCTGGCTCACCCATCCCTTTTTttacccccagcatccccccccggcTTTCCTCCAAGCCTGTCTGTCCTCCCTGCATCCCCTCAACTGCTGCGGCAccgcagcaccagcagcacccgagcaccagcagcagggcaggggttagactgggggggaggaagaaagctagaagggctgcagccccttctctgcctgAGCTCCCTGGGCTCTGGGACGCGGGGTGAGGTTGGAGCCAGCCCCAGAGCCGTGTCCAGCCCCCCCACCGCGGGAACGCCGACGGAGCGCAGGTACCCCACCCCGCCCCGACTCACCGCCCGTCGCTATCGTGACCTGCCGCAGGAGGTGGCCGTAGAAGGGGAAGTCAAAGGAGAGGACGATTCTCTGCGGGAGGGAGACGGGGTGAGAACCGCGCTCAGCCCTTGGAAAACGCCTGCTGGGGATGCGGGGGGACGGGTCCGTGCCCACCGGCACCGGCTCTGCCCTGGCTTGGAGCAAGGTCCCGTGGCCGGTGCACGGAGGGGTGGGAGCGGGATGGGAGCAGGGGTCCTGCGGGTGCCCGGTCCCCACGGCTCATCCCCTTCAGCCCTGGACGGGGGGACACCAAACGCCTCCCAAGCCTCGGTCTCCACCAGGCTGTCACCGGGACGCGGAGGGGCTGCTGCCACCCCGGGCGAGGTGCCACCGTCGGGGAGtccctgctgggagaggagaccCGGGGGACACCCCCGGCCGCAGAACAGCCCCGCGGGCTCACCGAGGCCTGCCGGTGCGTGTTGGAGAGGATCCCGTGGATCTTCACTTGGCTCCTGTTGGCCGCTGCCATGTCGACCCACAGCCCCCTCAGGCGGGCGTCCCCCGGCCCGTAGATCCGCGACACGTAGTAGCTGTGGTTGTCCTCCTGCAGCCGGGGGGGACGGGGTGACAGGGGACAGCGTTACCCAGCTTGCTCCGTGGAGATGCAAACCCCAGGCACGGCTCAGGGCAGCCGGGAGAGCCCGACCCCCATCTCAGCACAAAGCAGCaataaaagcagcacagaaaaaccCCGAGCAAAGCAGCAAAGGACGCTGAGCAGTTGGAGAAGGTGCAGAGGAGACCCACGGGACCAAGCGAGTGCAGAGAGGACGGGCTGGCCGGCGAGAGAGACGTGACTCACGAGAGGCTTCAGCAGATGCAGCCTTCCCGGGAAGAAACGATCCTGCTCCAGAGCCAGGGGCTGGAAGTTACAGCTAAAGCGACCACTAGAAGCGAAGCAAACAACTGGAGACATGGAAGCCCAGAGGAAATGATTAACCTTGGAACAGGCAGCTCGGGGAAGGCAGCCGAGCCACCGCCGCCAGCCCAGCGGGAGCGAGGGGCTGAGgccggggggacgtggggggggagcggggctctgcggggcaggggctgctcccctgggTGACAACCGGGGCGTGGGACGGGGCAGGGCTCTGCGTGAGCGATCAGACCCCCTTGCTATTCGCACACAGAGCAAGGAGAGGGACCCTGGGCGTCAGCCCCCAGGCTTCCCAAGccgccagcagcaccccaggctcCCCGAGCCCCCTGTCCCAGCAAACCCGAGCGCGCatcaggcagcagctctgccaggagcCATCTCAAAGTGATCAGGGGTCTATTGGGGGACACATCCCGGCGGGGGACCCGCACGCGGCTCTGCGGCAGCTCCTGGGGGACAGCGGCGGAGCGAGTGATTTCCCGGGGcgcagccagccctgccctgcccgtgcCCTGGCCACGCTGGCCCCACCGCGCCCCTGCGAGGGCTCCGGCGTGCGGCCGGctgggacacggctgggacacagctgggagccGTCGCCCGTCAGGGGAGGCCGGTTCGCGCCGCGGGGGAGGACGGGAAGCATCTTAATTTTCCTTGGGAAAGTGCCGCTCCGCTGCTCCGTGCCAGCGCCTGGCGCGCCGCCACGCTCGCCGCTCGTCCCCATCTGCTGCGTTTCTGCTGCTCAGCCCCTTCTGACCCCCGGCCCCCCTCTCGCCCCCAGCATCttcccccccagatcccccctgcggctccccccgccccggctgacCCCAGGACCTGCTCCCAGACCCGCTCCCTGCACGTGAGCCCGGGCGCCGGAGGCAGGGAAGGACCCACCAGCCCAGGATTTAACAGCTTGGAGGGGgtaagaaagggaaagcaaagcccCCCGCTTTGAACAGCCCTGCGCTATTCCCCAGAGCGTCACAAGGAATAAAGTGCTGTTACAAAAATCCGgtgtcatttttttctacttcagcAAAGTTCAGGGAGAGCCGCTGCACTCCTCTGCCTGAGGAAGCCCTGACTCCAAGGAAAGCTTTCCTAGCTCTTCCCTACAGCAATTATAGCTCCTTCTCCCTCCCGGAGCTCGGAGGGATTGCTGCAGCCCAGAGTCCTCCCTTCCCtatggatggggaaactgaggcacagggaagGCTGCGTCAGTACCTGCTGCATCCCAGCACACAGCGGGGGCTTTGGAAGCCCCCCCGGGACGCAGGGACAGGCCAGCGCTGGGTGACAAATGACAAAACCTCCCGTGCCCTCATGTCCCCGGGTGCGTCCCCAATAAACCGGGGGGGAAATAAGCAGGGCCGGGAGCGCGGAGGAGCTGGCTGCCGGGCTCCTGACCTCATCGCTGACTCACGAGGATGTCCTCATCCGTCACCTTGCTCTGGTTACAGCAGGAATTAAGAGAGGGGAGGGTTTGGACACGCAAACAAGTGGAGGGCGCagccgccgtggggcagagctcgAGGAGGGAGAGCGGCGCTGCCCAGCATCACACCCCGCTTCATCCTTCGGGTCCAGAGctgcccctctgcaccccaaacCTGGAACATcttggggggagagaggggaaaccCCTCCAGACCCCGGGCTGGCACCTCCCGAGGTAGGATCACACCTTCTGCGGGTCGGACACGGCGAGACGCAGCGACGCGCGGGGGAGCAGCGTCCCTGACCTTGAACGTGGCCCCGCTCGCGGGGCGGGGGAGACGCTCCTCACCCCCCGACAGCGCCGAGCCCTGTGAAattgctgccttttcctcctgGGAACCACAAGCACCATCACACCCTCCCTGCGGCATCCCAGCATCTCCAGACGCCGTGGTGGCCACTGGTGGTTTGGGGCTGGTTTGGGGATCTTTTCAAACACTTCCACATCAGGGACTTTTCTGGCTCCTGGCCCCTCCCCGTCCCCGAAGGTCAACGAGCAAGGCCAAGCTGGAGCTCGAGCGGCGTGGAAACAGCCAGAGCAGTTTCTCCCCTGCGCGCCGTGCCACGGCGGCACCAATTCCCCCGAATCCACGACCAGCTGCCGGCAAAAACGCCAGGACAAGTCACCACGGCCGGCGCGTCCTCCACCAGAAACCACCTGCAAccacccaacccccccaccccatcccaagaCCTCAGAGCTGGGCAAACTCCCCCAGCTGCCAAGGGACCCACAGCCCCGCCACAAATAACCAGGAGCTAATTGAGGGCGAGTAATTAGGCACAGCCGGGATGTGAGAACCAAGTCAGATCTCCCAGGAGGTGACACTGCTGCGATGGGAGCTCGTtagcagcagcccaggctgctgccttccccagccggAGACCACCCCCGCTTCCC
The Calonectris borealis chromosome 22, bCalBor7.hap1.2, whole genome shotgun sequence genome window above contains:
- the PLXDC1 gene encoding plexin domain-containing protein 1 → MRWGGLILLCLLRGALGAPGPRGAGHPPGSPAAGEGRRRARETLPGTEGTRISQDLVGGSLAIDTLPANETRIVEDNHSYYVSRIYGPGDARLRGLWVDMAAANRSQVKIHGILSNTHRQASRIVLSFDFPFYGHLLRQVTIATGGFIFMGDVIHRMLTATQYVAPLMANFNPSFSRNSTVQYLDNGTVFVVQWDKVYLQGKEDMGSFTFQAALHSTGRIVFGYKEIPVPVLQISATQHPVKAGLSDAFMILNPSPDVPESRRRTIYEYHRVELDTSKITNMSAVEFTPLPTCLQHQSCEMCVTSELTFNCSWCHVLQRCSSGFDRYREEWLSYGCGQSDEKTCEDLAEGDHYSAPPDSSFSPLDEDVITSTSSLFIDSLTTEDDTKLNQYAGREGVGSSLPSEKAGAPIHTGTIVGIVLAVLLIAAIILAGIYINSHPTSSAALFFIERRPHHWPAMKFRNHTNHATYSEVEPASQEKEGFVEAEQC